A single genomic interval of Penicillium psychrofluorescens genome assembly, chromosome: 2 harbors:
- a CDS encoding uncharacterized protein (ID:PFLUO_003465-T1.cds;~source:funannotate) — MRESRPSKLLRKKIASLSQESPGAQLKFHSADPFPDLAAFVDVVFIRPTRMMVTEPILIIVSALSAISWGIVYLFSESITRAYLGLGLPRSSASFPLLALIVGVCIGVLPHIWDIRKMREKKRRNLKIEPEDKILGFAFGTPALAAGLWWFYGTTPPAMWRAHWLLPTAGLVLVGLGVNEIAYTLSGYLTDTYTVYSASAFAGLAFVRALVSGIMPLIGYAIFDGSQTRLPGFIIAGIATMFCVVPFIFFRLGKALRYRSQFASYSFEVHMRTQIGEM; from the coding sequence ATGCGAGAGAGCCGACCAAGCAAGTTGCttcgcaagaagattgcTTCGCTATCACAGGAATCGCCGGGTGCTCAACTCAAGTTCCATTCTGCGGACCCCTTTCCGGATCTGGCGGCCTTTGTCGATGTCGTCTTTATCCGGCCAACGCGGATGATGGTGACAGAGCCGATCCTGATAATAGTATCGGCTCTGAGCGCCATCTCTTGGGGGATTGTATACCTCTTCTCGGAATCCATAACCAGAGCGTACTTAGGGCTAGGCCTCCCTAGATCCAGTGCATCCTTCCCCCTCCTCGCCTTGATTGTCGGTGTCTGCATCGGCGTATTGCCACACATATGGGATATCCGCAAAATGCGAGAAAAGAAACGCCGAAACCTGAAGATCGAGCCCGAAGACAAAATCTTGGGATTTGCGTTCGGTACCCCGGCACTCGCCGCCGGCTTGTGGTGGTTCTACGGCACAACACCGCCAGCCATGTGGAGGGCTCATTGGCTACTTCCGACAGCTGGCCTAGTCCTGGTGGGTTTAGGGGTCAACGAGATCGCATATACGCTTAGTGGATATCTCACCGATACATACACGGTCTActctgcttctgcttttGCGGGACTAGCTTTTGTCCGCGCCCTGGTTTCCGGTATCATGCCGCTTATCGGGTATGCCATCTTCGATGGATCGCAGACAAGGCTTCCGGGGTTCATTATTGCCGGAATAGCAACGATGTTCTGCGTTGTGCCCTTTATTTTCTTTAGGCTCGGCAAGGCGCTTCGCTATCGAAGCCAGTTTGCAAGCTATAGCTTTGAAGTCCACATGCGGACACAAATCGGGGAGATGTAG
- a CDS encoding uncharacterized protein (ID:PFLUO_003466-T1.cds;~source:funannotate): protein MASAAAENTEMKEEGVIEAAQELHQDPQSKVNPDKVEEMLVDETRKAGVPAYQFDPDASPEDKAEAAGSGAPRESLRDKKPKGMAVVTDKNDGVADYDLPPPQSATAIMAEDATLKEKKGGKEMDEDLRWARNRTGWAPTFITEKLAGEDAEGTLLDHQTFLEGRLSDKLFGDWYHNAGIIVFACLISWLIAALGGGLGWVLFVMAACSTYYRTSIRRVRRNFRDDVHREMAKQRLETDTESLEWINSFLVKFWPIYAPVICDTIISSVDQVLSTSCPAFLDSLRLKTFILGNKPPRLEHVKTYPKTESDTVIMDWKFSFTPNDTMDLTERQLKNKINPKIVLEVRVGRGVVSTGLDVIVEDMACTGLMRVKVKLQLPFPHIDRVDICFLDKPEIDYVCKPLGGDHLGFDINFIPGLESFIKEQIHANLQPMMYDPNVFPIEIAKMLAGNPVDQAIGVVAVTLHGANQLKNPDKFSGTPDPYAVVSLNNGTELGRTKTVHENASPRWNETIYVIITSFSDTLSIVPYDWNEYRKDKELGTAAFALDKLEQEPTQEGLYLEVQSSGRSRGAVHCDIRFFPVIEAAKSDTGEELPPPELNTGIAQFTVEQAKDLDGKNMIGKLNPYAVLLLNGKEIHTTSKLKRTNNPIFQDNAKEFLVTDSKAARLGVIIKDDRDLMTDPIIGRYQIKMNDMKKMMERGQQWFHLHGVKGGRVKMMLQWKPVALTGIAGTAGYIDPIGVMRFHFKSATNLRNLEAVGKSDPYARVLLSGVTRGRTVTFRSNLDPEWDEVVYIPIRSAREKLTLEVMDEESMNKDRTLGWADIKAADFVRENGAGEYEIDDEKAPLSAGLRIGNGPIKGQLNYTVAFYPTIPVVNPEEEVEQEDEAEEQAADGMPRKSMHSKSASVDSKVSKASTALSNGAASNGKEPTSPTTNGRASLETSASRPTTRDSEGGSIRSVKSIPRTYISAEDLAKYESGFIVFQFHEGKLAHSNVHLEVLMDDYMFPAYISPKIRSENAKFEDIGDAFVRELEFSKITLRLVRKDDTKESNDEHTVAKLTGDTLSTLQRILYTPTELTLRSPEGDISKVTVSARYIPAQMKLDPKESINNMGTLRVEVLDAADLPSADRNGYSDPYCKFRLVDKEVFKTKVQKKTLHPAWNEFFETSIKSRIGADFHVDVYDWDFGDKADFLGATSIDLEKLEPFSVHEMTLPLNGKSGAIRLKLLFKPTYVIRSRQGSSTFSGTFATPGKVIGAPIKGVGFVGSNVIRGASFLRRGVMGKVHHKDKNDADNASLATQDEAHESPSGGGLKPAAALVDGDSPTNSGHTTPTKEHSRNRSTASILGGTGAGEKGTASITIVSASGFPSSANVRVLVLALGAKGAKTVHKTKAHKASGDSPISYDESFRVPSTTADASYQIRVTDHSAFGSDDTLGEAMFFVGDQGSVADQDKPVPVGEGTVTIRSSFNSSEAGLRPTTSHSTNGDAASVMADSPASGKMNRRSFLSKRKVSGA, encoded by the exons atggcgtCCGCCGCTGCGGAGAACacggagatgaaggaggaaggggtCATCGAGGCTGCCCAGGAACTCCACCAGGATCCCCAATCCAAGGTCAACCCAGATAAGGTCGAGGAGATGCTTGTCGATGAGACTCGCAAGGCTGGTGTCCCAGCCTATCAATTCGACCCGGATGCTTCGCCTGAGGATAAGGCCGAGGCGGCTGGTTCA GGCGCGCCGCGTGAGTCCCTCCGTGATAAGAAGCCTAAGGGAATGGCCGTCGTTACGGACAAG AATGATGGCGTGGCAGACTATGACCTCCCGCCCCCGCAATCAGCCACTGcgatcatggccgaggatgcTACACTCAAGGAGAAAAAGGGCGGAAAGGAAATGGATGAGGATCTTCGCTGGGCGCGCAATCGCACCGGATGGGCGCCTACGTTCATTACCGAGAAGCTGGCCGGTGAGGACGCGGAGGGCACCTTGCTTGATCATCAGACTTTCCTAGAGGGCAGACTGTCCGACAAGCTCTTTGGAG ATTGGTACCACAATGCTGGGATTATCGTGTTCGCCTGCTTGATTTCGTGGCTGATCGCTGCTCTGGGCGGTGGTCTCGGCTGGGTACTCTTCGTCATGGCCGCGTGCAGCACTTACTACCGCACGTCGATtcgccgagtccgccgcAATTTTCGGGATGATGTCCACCGTGAAATGGCCAAGCAGCGTCTCGAGACCGACACCGAGAGTCTTGAGTGGATCAACAGCTTCCTGGTTAAATTCTGGCCCATCTATGCCCCCGTGATCTGCGACACGATCATTAGCTCCGTCGATCAGGTTCTGAGCACATCGTGCCCTGCGTTCCTGGACAGCCTGCGTCTGAAGACCTTCATTCTTGGTAACAAGCCGCCGCGTCTCGAGCACGTCAAGACATACCCAAAGACCGAATCAGACACCGTCATCATGGATTGGAAGTTTAGCTTCACGCCCAATGATACCATGGACCTGACAGAGCGCCAgctgaagaacaagatcaaCCCCAAGATTGTCTTGGAAGTGCGGGTTGGCAGAGGTGTCGTTAGCACGGGGCTCGATGTCATTGTCGAGGACATGGCATGCACGGGCTTGATGCGCGTCAAGGTCAAGCTGCAGCTCCCCTTCCCTCACATCGATCGTGTCGATATCTGTTTTCTGGACAAGCCCGAGATCGACTACGTGTGCAAGCCTCTGGGGGGCGACCATCTCGGATTCGACATCAATTTCATTCCGGGTCTGGAGTCCTTCATCAAGGAACAGATTCACGCCAACCTGCAGCCGATGATGTATGACCCGAATGTCTTCCCCATTGAGATTGCGAAGATGCTGGCAGGGAATCCCGTTGACCAGGCCATTGGTGTGGTGGCGGTTACGCTGCACGGCGCCAACCAGCTGAAGAACCCAGACAAGTTCTCTGGTACTCCGGATCCATACGCCGTGGTCTCGCTGAACAACGGCACGGAGCTGGGTCGGACCAAGACTGTCCACGAGAATGCCAGCCCTCGCTGGAACGAGACTATATACGTGATCATTACTTCTTTTTCCGATACTTTGAGCATTGTGCCGTACGACTGGAACGAGTATCGCAAAGACAAAGAGCTTGGAACTGCCGCTTTTGCCTTGGACAAGCTGGAACAAGAGCCCACGCAAGAGGGTCTCTATCTGGAGGTGCAGTCGAGCGGTCGCAGTCGTGGTGCGGTCCATTGTGACATCCGCTTCTTCCCGGTTATCGAGGCGGCAAAATCGGACACTGGCGAGGAGCTACCCCCTCCGGAGCTGAATACCGGTATTGCCCAATTCACCgtcgagcaggccaaggaTCTCGATGGAAAGAATATGATCGGCAAGCTCAACCCCTACGCTGTGCTGCTCTTGAACGGCAAGGAGAtccacaccaccagcaaATTGAAGCGTACCAACAACCCCATCTTCCAGGATAACGCCAAGGAGTTCCTCGTGACGGACAGCAAGGCTGCTCGCTTGGGCGTGATCATCAAGGACGATCGCGACCTTATGACCGATCCGATCATTGGTCGGTACCAGATCAAGATGAACGAtatgaagaagatgatggagcGCGGCCAGCAATGGTTCCATCTGCACGGTGTCAAGGGTGGCCGTGTCAAGATGATGTTGCAGTGGAAACCCGTCGCCCTCACCGGCATTGCTGGTACAGCGGGCTACATTGACCCCATTGGCGTCATGCGCTTCCATTTCAAGAGTGCCACCAACCTACGGAATTTGGAGGCGGTGGGCAAATCCGACCCTTACGCCCGTGTCCTGCTGTCGGGTGTCACCCGTGGTCGCACCGTGACATTTCGCAGCAACTTGGATCCCGAATGGGATGAGGTGGTCTACATCCCCATTCGCAGCGCCCGCGAGAAGCTCACTTTGGAGGTAATGGATGAGGAATCCATGAACAAGGACCGAACTCTCGGCTGGGCGGATATCAAGGCTGCCGACTTTGTGCGTGAAAATGGAGCCGGCGAATACGAAATCGATGATGAGAAGGCACCTCTCAGCGCTGGTCTTCGCATTGGCAATGGTCCCATCAAGGGCCAACTCAACTATACCGTTGCCTTCTACCCCACCATTCCGGTTGTCAAcccggaggaggaggttgaaCAGGAGGACGAGGCAGAAGAGCAGGCTGCAGATGGCATGCCGCGCAAGAGCATGCATTCCAAGTCTGCCAGCGTCGACTCAAAGGTTTCCAAGGCCTCCACAGCCTTGTCCAATGGCGCCGCTTCAAACGGAAAGGAACCTACTTCGCCTACCACCAACGGCCGTGCCAGTCTGGAGACTAGCGCATCGCGACCGACCACTCGCGACTCCGAGGGTGGTTCTATTCGCTCGGTCAAAAGCATTCCCAGGACTTACATCAGTGCGGAGGACCTCGCTAAATACG AGTCTGGATTTATTGTATTCCAATTCCACGAGGGCAAGCTCGCACACAGTAATGTGCATCTCGAGGTTCTGATGGACGACTATATGTTCCCGGCCTACATCTCGCCCAAGATTCGTTCTGAAAATGCCAAGTTCGAAGATA TTGGTGATGCCTTTGTGCGTGAGCTTGAATTTTCCAAGATCACCCTGCGTCTCGTGCGCAAGGACGATACCAAGGAAAGCAACGACGAGCACACCGTTGCCAAGTTGACGGGCGACACGCTGTCTACCCTGCAGCGTATTCTGTACACGCCTACCGAGCTTACCCTGCGTTCGCCGGAAGGCGACATCAGTAAAGTTACAGTTAGCGCACGGTACATTCCTGCACAGATGAAACTCGACCCGAAAGAAAGTATCAATAACATGGGAACTCTGCGAGTGGAGGTCCTCGACGCTGCGGATCTGCCCTCGGCCGACCGCAATGGCTATAGCGACCCTTACTGCAAATTCCGACTGGTCGATAAGGAAGTATTCAAGACCAAGGTCCAGAAGAAAACGCTGCACCCGGCGTGGAACGAGTTCTTCGAGACGTCTATCAAGTCCCGCATTGGCGCTGATTTCCATGTGGATGTCTATGACTGGGACTTTGGTGACAAGGCTGACTTCCTGGGTGCTACCTCGATCGACctggagaagctcgagcCCTTCAGCGTTCATGAGATGACCCTGCCCTTGAACGGCAAGTCTGGCGCCATCCGTCTCAAGCTCCTGTTCAAGCCCACCTACGTGATCCGCTCTCGGCAGggctcctccaccttctcgGGTACGTTCGCCACGCCCGGCAAGGTCATCGGCGCACCCATCAAGGGCGTTGGCTTTGTCGGTAGCAACGTTATCCGTGGTGCGTCTTTCCTGCGCCGCGGTGTGATGGGGAAAGTGCACCACAAGGACAAGAACGACGCGGACAACGCATCGTTGGCCACGCAAGATGAGGCCCACGAGTCTCCCAGCGGTGGTGGCTTGAaacccgccgccgctctcgtGGACGGCGACTCACCCACCAACTCGGGCCACACTACCCCGACCAAGGAGCACTCCCGCAACCGCAGCACGGCCtccatcctcggcggcacAGGCGCCGGCGAAAAAGGCACCGCGAGTATCACCATCGTCTCAGCGTCCGGattcccctcctccgccaacGTGcgcgtcctcgtcctcgccctggGCGCCAAGGGCGCAAAGACAGTCCACAAGACAAAAGCCCACAAAGCCAGCGGTGACAGCCCCATCTCCTACGACGAGTCCTTCCGCGTTCCGAGCACAACCGCCGATGCATCGTACCAGATCCGCGTCACGGACCACTCAGCCTTCGGATCGGACGACACCCTCGGCGAGGCGATGTTCTTCGTTGGTGACCAGGGTTCCGTGGCGGATCAGGACAAGCCCGTTCCTGTTGGTGAGGGTACAGTGACTATTCGGAGCAGCTTTAACTCGTCCGAAGCGGGTCTGCGGCCTACTACTTCGCACTCTACGAATGGCGATGCAGCCTCAGTGATGGCTGACTCGCCTGCTTCCGGGAAGATGAATCGGCGCAGCTTTTTGAGTAAACGGAAAGTTAGCGGTGCTTGA
- a CDS encoding uncharacterized protein (ID:PFLUO_003467-T1.cds;~source:funannotate), which produces MADALKAEGNKAFSAKDYPTAIDKFTQAIAVEPENHILYSNRSAVYAAQTEYQKALDDAEKAIGIKPDWSKGQLRKGAAYRGLGDLLAAHDAYEEALNLEPGNEQAKSGLSAVQRAINAEATADGVTGDPMGGLGGMFNDPGMLQKLASNPKTASLLSDPEFMAKLKKIQENPNSVGEEIRDPRFLQVMSVLLGIDMNFGAPPGGESSGDQPMPDAQPSTSQQKPKEPTPEPEPEDEEAVAKKKAKEAGDAEKKIGNDFYKKKQLDEAIEHYNKAWELHKDITYLNNMGAAKFEKGDYQGTIETCQQAVEEGRDLRADFKLMAKAYARIGTAYEKLGDLAQAIDFYNKSLMEHRTPDTLTKLRNAEKTKSKAEKDAYIDPAEAEKARELGQQKFQECDWPGAVDAFTEMTKRAPTDPRGYTNRAAALIKLMAFPGAVQDCDEAISRDPKFIRAYMRKGQALVAMKEYNRALDVFTEAAEHDDGTHAREIEQQQQKCLDVQFSARAGETEQQTMERIQNDPEIMAILQDPVMQSILQQAKGDPAALQEHMKNAQVRMKIQKLMAAGVIRMGR; this is translated from the exons atggccgacgcTCTCAAGGCCGAAGGCAACAAGGCCTTCTCCGCCAAGGACTATCCTACTGCCAT TGACAAATTCACCCAGgccatcgccgtcgagcCCGAGAACCACATCCTCTACTCCAACCGCTCCGCCGTCTACGCGGCACAGACCGAATACCAGAAAGCTctcgatgacgccgagaaggcTATTGGCATCAAGCCGGACTGGTCCAAGGGCCAGCTCCGCAAAGGAGCTGCCTACCGCGGGTTGGGAGATCTTC TGGCCGCCCACGACGCCTACGAGGAAGCCCTGAATCTTGAACCCGGCAACGAACAGGCCAAGTCCGGTCTGAGTGCGGTCCAGCGGGCTATCAATGCGGAGGCTACGGCTGACGGGGTGACTGGAGACCCGATGGGCGGTCTTGGTGGCATGTTCAATGACCCGGGCATGCTCCAGAAACTGGCCAGCAACCCCAAGACGGCCAGCCTGCTCAGCGACCCAGAGTTCATGGCgaagttgaagaagattCAAGAGAACCCCAACAGTGTGGGTGAGGAGATCCGTGACCCGCGCTTCCTGCAGGTGATGAGTGTGCTTCTCGGCATCGATATGAACTTCGGTGCGCCACCGGGTGGTGAATCATCTGGGGACCAGCCCATGCCGGATGCCCAGCCCAGCACCTCTCAGCAGAAGCCCAAGGAGCCCACccccgagcccgagccggaggacgaggaggcggttgccaagaagaaggccaaggaggctggtgacgccgagaagaagatcggcAACGACTTctacaagaagaagcagctggacgaggccatcgagcACTACAACAAGGCCTGGGAGTTGCACAAGGACATCACCTATCTGAACAACATGGGGGCCGCCAAGTTCGAGAAGGGCGATTACCAGGGCACCATTGAGACCTGCCAGCAAGCCGTCGAGGAAGGCCGGGACCTCAGGGCCGACTTCAAGCTGATGGCCAAGGCCTATGCCCGAATCGGGACTGCCTACGAGAAGTTGGGCGACCTGGCGCAGGCCATTGACTTCTACAACAAGTCACTCATGGAGCACCGGACCCCCGATACTCTGACCAAGCTGCGAAATGCCGAAAAGACCAAGAgcaaggccgagaaggacgcCTACATCGACcccgccgaggccgagaaggcccgCGAGCTCGGCCAGCAGAAGTTCCAGGAGTGCGACTGGCCCGGTGCCGTGGATGCCTTCACGGAGATGACCAAGCGCGCCCCCACCGATCCGCGGGGGTACACGAACCGCGCCGCCGCGCTCATCAAGCTGATGGCCTTCCCCGGGGCCGTCCAGGACTGCGATGAGGCTATCTCTCGCGACCCCAAGTTCATTCGTGCGTATATGCGCAAGGGCCAGGCGCTGGTCGCGATGAAAGAGTACAACCGCGCGCTGGATGTGTTCACCGAAGCGGCGGAGCACGACGACGGTACGCACGCGCGCGAGATcgagcaacagcagcagaagtGCCTGGATGTGCAGTTCAGCGCGCGGGCGGGCGAGACGGAGCAGCAGACCATGGAGCGTATCCAGAATGATCCCGAG ATCATGGCCATCCTCCAGGACCCGGTGATGCAGAGCATCCTCCAGCAAGCCAAGGGCGACCCGGCCGCGCTGCAGGAGCATATGAAGAACGCACAGGTGCGGATGAAGATCCAAAAGTTGATGGCGGCGGGCGTCATCCGCATGGGGCGGTAG
- a CDS encoding uncharacterized protein (ID:PFLUO_003468-T1.cds;~source:funannotate), whose product MASAGSRVPELAAKLYDACLTHFEADRMFFQEDLLGLGVIPTNDLALLVQCAQSLVDQKLMRLLQTKTERLAWKIIPREDAEKLQNLNPDESLVYNVIHSNGRSGVWVRAIQSRTGLHKSILDRCVKSLEGKNYIKSVHNVKYPSRKMYMLAGLAPSEDVTGGAWFTDGVMDVDFINSVAGYIEYTVSRKSWFEVPSPDHGRNKRLKTATGKSDIKEEKQYLPFAARYEGYPTVEMITSAVNESGITPVTLREESIVQLLEMLCYDKKLVALNNGQYYKAIKNPEAVKTSQARKPATVDDQADAEVMKHLPKNGMTEAPCGQCPVFNLCSPGGAVSPETCEYFDPWLSSTLGF is encoded by the exons ATGGCCTCCGCGGGGTCTCGTGTCCCCGAGCTGGCCGCGAAGCTCTACGATGCGTGCCTGACCCATTTCGAGGCCGACCGCATGTTCTTCCAGgaggatcttctcggcctAGGTGTGATCCCGACCAACGACCTGGCACTGCTGGTGCAATGCGCCCAATCGCTGGTGGATCAGAAATTGATGCGCCTGCTGCAAACCAAGACTGAGCGTCTGGCATGGAAGATTATTCCCAGGGAAGACGCAGAAAA ACTCCAGAACCTCAACCCCGATGAGAGTTTGGTCTACAATGTCATCCACTCCAACGGCCGCTCTGGCGTCTGGGTCCGAGCCATCCAGTCCCGCACCGGTCTGCACAAGTCTATCCTGGACCGCTGTGTTAAATCCCTCGAAGGAAAAAACTACATCAAGAGCGTCCACAATGTCAAATACCCCAGTCGGAAGATGTACATGCTGGCCGGGCTGGCCCCAAGCGAGGATGTCACCGGCGGCGCATGGTTCACCGACGGAGTCATGGACGTTGACTTCATCAACAGTGTTGCGGGATACATTGAATACACTGTGAGCCGCAAGAGCTGGTTCGAAGTGCCGAGCCCAGACCATGGCCGCAACAAGCGCCTCAAGACCGCCACAGGAAAATCAGACATCAAAGAGGAAAAACAATACCTTCCCTTCGCAGCCAGATACGAAGGCTACCCAACCGTGGAGATGATCACATCCGCCGTCAACGAGAGCGGGATCACACCCGTGACACTCCGCGAAGAGAGCATCGTACAATTGCTTGAGATGCTATGTTACGATAAAAAGCTCGTCGCCCTGAACAACGGCCAATATTACAAAGCTATCAAAAACCCGGAGGCCGTCAAGACCAGCCAGGCCCGCAAACCCGCTACCGTGGACGACCAGGCCGACGCCGAGGTGATGAAACACCTGCCTAAAAACGGTATGACCGAAGCCCCTTGCGGCCAGTGCCCGGTTTTCAACCTTTGTTCCCCTGGAGGTGCCGTGAGTCCAGAGACATGCGAGTATTTCGACCCTTGGTTGTCAAGTACTCTTGGGTTCTGA